A region of Micromonospora sp. WMMD882 DNA encodes the following proteins:
- the priA gene encoding bifunctional 1-(5-phosphoribosyl)-5-((5-phosphoribosylamino)methylideneamino)imidazole-4-carboxamide isomerase/phosphoribosylanthranilate isomerase PriA, whose amino-acid sequence MTLTLLPAVDVADGQAVRLVQGAAGSETTYGDPLEAALAWQRDGAEWIHLVDLDAAFGRGSNAGLLADVVRRLDVRVELSGGIRDDASLRAALATGATRVNIGTAALEDPEWCDRICGEFGDRVAIGLDVRGRTLAARGWTRDGGDLYEVLERLDKAGASRYVVTDITKDGTMRGPNLDLLRAVCARTDAPVIASGGVSTLDDLRALATLEPVGVEGVIAGKALYAGAFTVAEALRALSEEQ is encoded by the coding sequence TTGACTCTGACCCTGCTCCCCGCCGTGGACGTCGCCGACGGCCAGGCCGTCCGTCTCGTCCAGGGCGCCGCCGGCAGCGAGACCACGTACGGCGACCCGCTGGAGGCGGCGCTGGCCTGGCAGCGCGACGGCGCGGAGTGGATCCACCTGGTCGACCTGGACGCGGCCTTCGGGCGGGGCTCCAACGCCGGGCTGCTCGCCGACGTGGTCCGTCGGCTGGACGTGCGGGTGGAGCTCTCCGGCGGCATCCGGGACGACGCGTCGCTGCGGGCCGCGCTGGCCACCGGCGCGACCCGGGTCAACATCGGCACCGCCGCGCTGGAGGACCCCGAGTGGTGTGACCGGATCTGCGGCGAGTTCGGCGACCGGGTGGCGATCGGGCTGGACGTGCGGGGCCGTACCCTCGCCGCCCGGGGCTGGACCCGCGACGGCGGCGACCTGTACGAGGTGCTGGAGCGGCTCGACAAGGCCGGCGCCTCCCGGTACGTGGTGACCGACATCACCAAGGACGGCACCATGCGCGGGCCGAACCTGGACCTGCTGCGTGCGGTGTGCGCGCGTACCGACGCGCCGGTGATCGCCTCCGGTGGCGTCTCCACCCTCGACGACCTGCGCGCCCTGGCCACCCTGGAGCCGGTCGGCGTGGAGGGCGTGATCGCCGGCAAGGCGCTCTACGCGGGCGCGTTCACCGTCGCCGAGGCCCTCCGGGCCCTGTCCGAGGAGCAGTGA
- a CDS encoding NADP-dependent oxidoreductase: MPNREIHLASRPQGWPTAENFRLVETAVPGAADGQLVVRNLVMSVDPYMRGRMNDVRSYVPPFRLDAPLDGGAVGEVVESRAAGFAPGDVVAHRLGWREYALLDAADARKVDPTLAPVNAYLSVLGMTGMTAYAGLLEVAGMRPGETVFVSAAAGAVGSLVGQIARLRGAARVVGSAGSPAKVARLRELGFDAAFDYHDAPVAESLAAAAPDGVDVYFDNVGGDHLEAAIGALRPHGRAAICGMIAQYNATEPPPGPRNLAMVIGKQLTLRGFLVLSYEHLREQFVQEMSGWLRDGRLRYDETVVDGLAQAPEAFIGLLRGENLGKMLVRL, from the coding sequence ATGCCGAACCGGGAGATCCACCTGGCGTCCCGACCGCAGGGCTGGCCGACGGCGGAGAACTTCCGCCTGGTCGAGACGGCGGTGCCCGGCGCCGCCGACGGGCAGCTCGTGGTCCGCAACCTGGTCATGTCGGTCGACCCGTACATGCGGGGGCGGATGAACGACGTCAGGTCGTACGTGCCGCCGTTCCGTCTCGACGCCCCGCTCGACGGCGGCGCGGTCGGCGAGGTGGTGGAGAGCCGGGCCGCCGGTTTCGCGCCCGGGGACGTGGTGGCGCACCGCCTCGGCTGGCGCGAGTACGCCCTGCTCGACGCCGCCGACGCCCGGAAGGTGGACCCGACGCTGGCCCCGGTGAACGCGTACCTGAGCGTGCTCGGCATGACCGGGATGACCGCGTACGCCGGGCTGCTGGAGGTGGCCGGGATGCGGCCGGGCGAGACGGTCTTCGTCTCCGCCGCGGCCGGCGCGGTGGGCAGCCTGGTCGGGCAGATCGCCAGGCTGCGGGGCGCGGCCCGGGTCGTCGGCAGCGCCGGCTCGCCGGCCAAGGTGGCCCGGCTGCGTGAGCTCGGCTTCGACGCGGCGTTCGACTACCACGACGCCCCGGTTGCCGAGTCGCTGGCCGCCGCCGCCCCGGACGGCGTCGACGTTTACTTCGACAACGTCGGCGGCGACCACCTGGAGGCGGCGATCGGCGCGTTGCGCCCGCACGGCCGGGCGGCGATCTGCGGCATGATCGCCCAGTACAACGCGACCGAGCCGCCGCCCGGGCCCCGCAACCTCGCCATGGTGATCGGCAAGCAGCTCACCCTGCGCGGGTTCCTGGTCCTCTCCTACGAGCACCTGCGGGAACAGTTCGTCCAGGAGATGTCCGGCTGGCTGCGCGACGGGCGGCTGCGCTACGACGAGACGGTCGTCGACGGGCTGGCGCAGGCGCCGGAGGCGTTCATCGGCCTGCTGCGCGGCGAGAACCTCGGCAAGATGCTGGTCCGGCTCTGA
- the hisF gene encoding imidazole glycerol phosphate synthase subunit HisF, translating to MTVAVRVIPCLDVDAGRVVKGVNFVDLRDAGDPVALAAAYDRAGADELTFLDVTASSDARGTMLDVVRRTAETVFIPLTVGGGVRSVTDVDVLLRAGADKVGVNTAAIARPELIAEIAERFGRQVLVLSLDVRRDPTGGTGSGFEVTTHGGRRGTGLDAVDWARRVAELGAGEILLNSMDADGTKAGFDLALISEVRAVVDVPVIASGGAGAVAHFPPAVAAGADAVLAASVFHFGELGIGEVKDALHAAGHPVRRPSVATPAG from the coding sequence ATGACGGTGGCGGTACGGGTGATCCCCTGTCTCGACGTGGACGCCGGACGGGTGGTCAAGGGGGTCAACTTCGTCGACCTGCGCGACGCCGGCGACCCGGTGGCGCTCGCCGCCGCGTACGACCGGGCCGGCGCGGACGAGTTGACCTTCCTGGACGTGACCGCCTCCTCCGACGCCCGGGGCACCATGCTCGACGTGGTCCGCCGGACCGCCGAGACGGTCTTCATCCCGCTCACCGTCGGCGGCGGGGTGCGCAGCGTCACCGACGTCGACGTGCTGCTGCGTGCGGGGGCGGACAAGGTCGGGGTGAACACCGCGGCCATCGCGCGTCCCGAGCTGATCGCCGAGATCGCCGAGCGGTTCGGCCGGCAGGTGCTGGTGCTCTCCCTGGACGTGCGCCGCGACCCGACCGGCGGCACCGGCAGCGGGTTCGAGGTGACCACGCACGGCGGCCGGCGGGGCACCGGTCTGGACGCGGTCGACTGGGCGCGCCGGGTGGCCGAGCTGGGCGCGGGGGAGATCCTGCTCAACTCGATGGACGCCGACGGCACGAAGGCCGGGTTCGACCTGGCGCTGATCTCCGAGGTCCGCGCGGTGGTCGACGTGCCGGTGATCGCCTCGGGCGGGGCCGGCGCGGTGGCGCACTTCCCGCCGGCGGTCGCCGCGGGCGCCGACGCGGTGCTCGCGGCCAGTGTCTTCCACTTCGGGGAGCTGGGCATCGGCGAGGTCAAGGACGCCCTGCACGCCGCCGGGCACCCGGTGCGCCGCCCCTCGGTGGCCACCCCGGCCGGCTGA